TGTTGTTGCCATTTGGAAGAAATCCCTCTTTATATGTAGTGTTTGTAACATGTCTTATCTTCTCGTACGTAAATAAGCAAAAGCAGAAACTTGATCAGATAACAGCAACAAAAATAATCACAACAGAATCTTCTTGATTCATGAATCCTAGTAGATCCTATGATTAATGAATCAGCATGAGAAGCGTATTTGTCTAACTGTTCACTTTGGTTTTTCCATAACAGGCAGCCAAAGCTTCAATTTAAAATCAGAATTAACATTTAGCATCTGTTTAATTAACGTTAAGTATCATGTTAAACCTGAATACACTGAGAATGTTGATGGATGTGTTACTATATTAGTATTTATTATAGGGAAAGTTTGGTTTTTAAACCCAAACCTTTATAAGCAACTGAAATGGAATTTAGGCTTTCAAAGCATGATCATAGTAATCAACTGTAATCACTATACGTTTGTCATGATTCAGTCGATATATCATGTGAATATGTTTACCTGTATTTCATATCATTCTGTAATGTTTTCTATTGAGGGTTGAGTGGTTTTCTTGACATGGGCATACTGTAGCTCACAAGCATTAATTAATGGATTAATGAAtttcacatttacattaaaGTTATATTTTTGTATAACAAGCACACATGTGAACTTGTATTGTGATTTGTTGCACTAAGAATTTCAACATGgggttatttttttgttttgtttttgtctttattAGTTACATACAGTAGGCTATTCATTCAACCAGTAGCATTACAGAATGTGAATTCTACAGAATTACAGACCCAAACAAGAGCCAAAACTGGAAATCCCAGTATacataaataatacaaaatGCAACCACACAATCAGAAAGAAATAATAGAGAACTTAGCAGAATGCATTCACCCAAGAACTGAATTTAAGTAGGCCACAGCAACTTTAGACTTAGACTCCAAAGTCTAACCAGGTAAGCAACCTGGAAGAAACATTTAATGAGAACATCGAAACTCCACTCAGAAGCAAACTTAATTTCAAACTTCAGGTATAAAAGCTCTCAAAAGCAACATTTTGTTTAACCAACAGTTTTTCAATGTTAGTCTTACTAAATATTATAGCTATGTTTATAAAGACATAGTCATCCCAGCCCTTACAGGCAATAATGAAAAGATAGCCATAACTAAATCAAGAATTATAGACATTCGAGATGCTCTAAAAAAAATCCCATGGCAAAGGAGAACCTTGCCACGGTCATCCCTATTGAGCATGCAAGCTGTAAGATCCTGTTCATAGTGTCAGAAGACATGAATGCAGAATTGGCATGCAGCAATAGTTTCCCCTATTTATGTTGTTAGCATTACTGTGCCCATAAAATAAATTGCctttattttatataaaataaaatgaacgcTTACTAAACATTAAAAAATCAGTTATTTCTAGATTGTAAGTTACatattaaaattatatatattttcatcCTTATTCATCAACAGAGACTTCACTCAGATCAAAGGCTTCTTATCAGCGTCTCAAGGGCGTTGCCTGCGGGGCTGTAACGCCTCAGCAACTCTGTTGGGTGAAAAGACGAGGAGGGTACGGCTCGAGAAAAGAGACCACCTCCCTGTGGCTGCTTGTGCATGGCTGCCTGGCCATGGCACAAACGCGTTCCTGATCTCGCGCATGCTCGTTTGTGTGCAAAACAATGGCCGACGCCAGCGTTTAGTGCAAGTTGAAATACCTCGTTTTTGTACACAAACGAATCTTACATTCTAGTCTTGTATTGGCAGTGTATATGTTCATAAAGTTACTTTGTGGAAAGGAAAACTTTTAAGAATAGCCTGTTAAGTTATCTGCATTGTAAACTTCGCATGGGAACAATGTTCATCCTAAATTCTGCAATGTGTGATACTGTGAAAGTAAATAGATAATAACAGTGGAAGGAGATgtatattaatttaattaatttagtaATGCTGCTtgatcatttatatatatataactaccaTCAGTCTGCTTGTCTCatctaattttaattttaataaaataaataaaataaaataaaaatttcgtCTATAATGGGTTAACCTATTATAgttgtgtaatattttattgtttggacAGAAGCCTGGCATTATGAGGACGAGCAAAGTGATGTAATGGACCCTTTCGTGTTTGGCTTTGAATCTGTGCAAGACATGCACCATTTTATGGCAGAGGTGCTTGACAACTTGTGAATACCAATCAACTGTaaattgaacagtgtttaaagaggGTAAGCCATGGggcttttgcaaaaataaagttctaaatggaaatcttttgtttgtgttttcatgtatttctacctgaattttatctgcaaaacgttaagtttaatgtgcattaaagttttcaaatcctttgcaaacatccttataatgccatatgggatgtttcgtaaatacaaagagtgaaggtataactagtatatgtagttatttatgtagaaacggtaaattagctaaaaaaaatatatatatatatatatatatatataatacaattttAAGCTTctcatttattacttttattttgaaattcctatcAAATTACGCGATACTATAAcggaacttcaccagcgcggtgcagccaggatgagagagccatggtgagagagtctcccagtctcgcgcCGTATACTATTGGAAAAGACTCTAACTGGGGGATTTATTCAGACGTATTTGGCAACTTCGTGTCACTGCAATATGGCGATGTTATGCAGACAGATTAATAAACTTTTACCGAGATATGTCCTAACGAGGACGTATTCCGATTATGGAGTTCGGCTGCGAATTCTACCTACTACTTGTTTTTTTGACGAACCAGTTCAAGTTAAATTGACCGGCTTGGCTCCACAACAACAGGTCGAACTACGGTCTAAACATAAGGATGATAATAATGTTGTTTTCAAGGCCACGGCCATATATCAAGCGGACAAGAAAGGAGAAGTTGACCTGTCCCGACATTCTTCCCTAGGTGGCACCTACACAGGTGTCGAACCGATGGGTTTGTTTTGGTCGATGCGGCCAGACATTCCCCACAAAAACCTGACGGCTCGTGACGCCTCAAAAGCCATTTTAGTTGAAATAGAGGCTTCCAGTGGTGATGAAATCCATGCCAATGAGACACACCAAAGGCGTTTTTTAGCTGAGGGTGTGCGGAGAATTCTTGTGCGAGAAAGCAGGTTATTTGGGACCCTTTTCGTGCCTCCCGGTAAGAAGCCTCGCTGGTTAACGTCCTCTATGAGGAACAGTTAGACTAAGCGGTTTCACTCATAATCCAACAAAGTAGCTGCAAGGGAACGTGTTCAACAAAAGTAAGTTCTCGCCCTGTACTTAACGGCTTCCCAATCACAACGGTACAATGTACAAGGTAAAAAGAAAAGTTTTTAATTCTCCCTAATATTTTATTCCATTCATATGGAATTATCTAATTAGCAAATCTGACGTATACAGTAAAGGTAATAACGTACATTATTGCAATTAAGTTATTAATACTGGGTTATACAAAACTAAAGACTTCTCAAGACTTTACACATCGGTTGTAGTAcaatcacggacgtaattttggggggggacggggggggacgggggggacatgtcccccccactttttcaaaagccggttttgggccccccccagtttttacggttaaaaccaaatatttaaatagcgacgaatccatgtccccccacttttgaaatcaaaattacgtccatgagtaCAATGCTGTTAAAACATTCTATGTGTATTGCCTTAAAAAAATCACGTCAAGCTTGCCTCGATTGTGTGTTACAAGTAACACTGTTACTAGACAAGTATTTTACAGAGCATAACGGGTGTATCTTACAGGAGAAGGCCCATTCCCTGGAATTGTAGTTATGGGTACTTTGGGAAGACATCCACCCGAACCAGAAGCGGCTCTGCTGGCAAACAGGAAATTTGTGGTGTTGTCCCTGTCTCTTTTTGGCTACCAGGATGCAAGTAAAAAGATTGAAAGGCTTGACCTGGAGTACTTTGAAGAAGCCATTGCGTTCCTGCAGATGCAACCTGAGGTCTATAGAGGCATTTTTGAAAACTGTGTAAACTGAGAACTGTGTAAAAACACGGTTACAAGCCtcactctttccttctctccacAGGTGAAACAAACCGGAGTTGGCATAATGTCGTTCTCAAAGAGTGGGGATGTAGCACTGTCAATGGCAGCGTTCCTGGATCATGTGAAAGCCACTGTCTGTATCAATGGTTGCATTGCCAATATCATGTTTCCACTCCACTACAAAGACATAGTCATCCCAGCCCTTACAGCCAATAATGAAAAGATAGTCATAACTAAATCAGGAATTATAGACATTCGAGATGCTGTAAAAGATCCCATGGCAAAGGAGAACCTTGCCACCGTCATCCCTATTGAGCGTGCAAGCTGCAAGTTCCTGTTCTTAGTGTCAGAAGACGACAGGAACTGGGACAGTGCCTACTATGCAGAATTGGCATGCAGCAGACTCAAAGCACATGGAAAGACAGACTATGAGGTGGTGAGCTATCCAAAGTCAGGGCACTTTCTGCAAGTGCCATACATGCCCCATTACCCCTCGGGGTTTCATGCAGCCGTTAAGCAAGTGACTGCTTTCGGAGGTGAAGCAAAACCTCATGCAGATGCACAGGTGGATGCATGGGGTAGAATCCTGAATTTTTTTGAGAAAACACTGAAGTAATTTTCGGTTATTGTTATGACTATGCAGAGGTAAGGTTTGTCTAATAAATGGATTACTACAATTAGAGATCTATTTATCAACTGTTCTAGTCTACTGTAATTCTTCTTCTTTAAACCACAAATGTATAATAGTGATTAAAATGTAGAAGATAAATGAGGATTAACATTTCCATCGTATAGCATtgattgttgtgtttttttttaatttaaattctAATAATGCAAGagatttttatattttcattgtTTCATTGGTTTTACTGTTCCATTTGCCTTTGTTTATCTCTTTTCTGTCTTGATTGCACATTACCATCAGCTACCCTAAAGTCCTTAATATGCATGCCTACCATAACTGGCTACAATTTGTACATAAATACGAGGTATCCAGGTTGTGAGGCCAATAAGGCACACATAAACCACCTGGGATGGGTGTGGCACAAGCCACGTGCTAGGCTACCGGTAGCCCATAGACTCCCACTTTAGTAGCAGTTCTCAAACATTTCAGCTCTGCATGCTTTTTGAATGACATGCAGTGCAGGCGGCCAATCAGAGCAAAGCATTAACAAACATTCTGAGGGATAAAGAATGAATAATGGGCAACAAATGAATAACAAGGCAATGGACAATAGGCATACCAAAATAAAATCCAGGCGTTTTTGAGATTCTCTGGGACGGCTCTGCCATGCTGGGAAAATAAATACAGTGCTGCTGCATTTTCCAGGATCTGAGTAACATTTTTGACTCGGAAAAGCCTGGAATTGAAATGCTTCTTTGGCACACTGTTGTGTCTAAGAAATCTTTGTGAGGTTACTGATGAAGCAATGATTCCCAGGAGGTGGCTAACCAGTAGCTAGGGAAATATTTACTACATAATGATACATTTCATTGAGTGCATCAGTGCCTGTTGAATGGCATTACTGAGCTGATAGGACATTAATAGTAAAAGTATCCATACACCACCTTTTGGTGTAGCTGAGGTAGAACTAGAGGTTGGTGCAGGAGTCGTTGGGGAGACAGTAATACGAAAGCAAAGGTAGAGACAGAAGCATGAACGTTTACGCTTTGCATTTACACTGCTGTGGCAACTGTGAGGCATCACGTCACTGAATCACTTTTGACACAGAAACATATTTTTGGTTGACATTTCCCATGCTGCCCCTGCAGGAAGTCTCAGGGCCTCTGTGGTTAGGCGGATGGCATACAGGTTGACATTACTTTGCAGAGCATGGGCAGCTCTTCACTGCTTTAGCCCAGGCCTCTAGGGACACAGGAGCCTGTGTTAACAACCCCCGTCCCCACACTCAGTGAGTGTGGACTCGGTTCTACTGAATAATGTTACACTCACTTACAGACGCCACAAAGGCATAAATACAAAGCAAGACCAATGTAAAAACAACGAATGGCCATGATCATTCAGACAGGGAGGTCTATATACACAAGGGGAATGAGGCACAGGTGTAGCAAGGAAAGGTTAATAAGAAACAGGTGGATGTATTTGGGAAGGGGATTAGAGTAGGGGGCGGAGAGAATGGAGAACACTGATAGAGAATAAACACACAGGCAGGTAGAAATATTTAAAAAGAGCACGTGGGAGAGCAACAGAGACATGAGTGTCATGTATCCAGTCAGGAACTCCAGTTCCCAGGATTCCACAGCCCGACTCACCCGAGCCTCCTCCCCTCGTTAATG
The window above is part of the Brachyhypopomus gauderio isolate BG-103 chromosome 9, BGAUD_0.2, whole genome shotgun sequence genome. Proteins encoded here:
- the LOC143523341 gene encoding acyl-coenzyme A thioesterase 1-like; translation: MAMLCRQINKLLPRYVLTRTYSDYGVRLRILPTTCFFDEPVQVKLTGLAPQQQVELRSKHKDDNNVVFKATAIYQADKKGEVDLSRHSSLGGTYTGVEPMGLFWSMRPDIPHKNLTARDASKAILVEIEASSGDEIHANETHQRRFLAEGVRRILVRESRLFGTLFVPPGEGPFPGIVVMGTLGRHPPEPEAALLANRKFVVLSLSLFGYQDASKKIERLDLEYFEEAIAFLQMQPEVKQTGVGIMSFSKSGDVALSMAAFLDHVKATVCINGCIANIMFPLHYKDIVIPALTANNEKIVITKSGIIDIRDAVKDPMAKENLATVIPIERASCKFLFLVSEDDRNWDSAYYAELACSRLKAHGKTDYEVVSYPKSGHFLQVPYMPHYPSGFHAAVKQVTAFGGEAKPHADAQVDAWGRILNFFEKTLK